Part of the Zingiber officinale cultivar Zhangliang chromosome 8A, Zo_v1.1, whole genome shotgun sequence genome, gtaactcccgttccttcctttggggttgtCCGGATCACCCATAGTACACTTGGAAGCTCATCCACCCAGCTACCTTCGACACGGTCGAGCCGAACCCGAAGAATACGTAGGAtttcccgattggcgacttccgCTTGCCCGTTGCTTTGTGGGTAGGCCACGGAGGTGAAGTGCTGCCGAATGTCATATCCCTCACACCATTCTCTGAGCTATTGGCCGACGAACTGTTGACCATTGTCAGACACGAGCCTTCGTGGGATGCCGAACTGACATATTATATGCTGcgagataaacttcttgaccatctgctcggttattttttccagcggctcggcctcgacccatttggagaaatagtccaccgctacaagtagaaacttccgctgtccggtcgccgtagggaaaggtcccacaatatcccattgatcgaacggtcAGGATaccgtggatgccttcatctcctccgttGGTTGATGGGTGAAGCTGTGGTATTTATGACAGGAAAGGCACgtggcgacggtccgagcggcatcttcctggagggtcggccaaaagtacctggctagcaaaatcttccttgCCAACGAGTGGCCGCCCGGGTGTCCTCCACAAGACTCGTGATGCAtttcttttagtatatattccacGTCCTCCGAGCTGACGCACTTCAATAACGGACGGGAAAAAGTTTTTTTGTAGAGCTGATCCCCGATGAGGGTGAACCGACCAGCTCTCTTTCTTAGCAGCCGGGCCTCTTCCTGATCGGAAGGCGTAGCTCCCGATCGCAAAAATTCCATGATCGTCGTCCTCCAGTCACCCGGGAACGCGAGGCCTTCCATCCTGTCGATGTGAGCCACTAAGGACACTTGCTCGATCGGTTGTTGGATGACAATCGGCGATATTGCACTTGCAAGTTTAGCCAACTCATccgctgcctggttctccgctcgggggattTTCTGTATAACGACTTTGCATAAGTTGGCTTTAAGCTTTTCAAAGGTCTCCGCGTAAAGCTTGAGCCTTACGTTGTTTATCTCGAAAGCTCCTGAGAGTTGCTGGGCGGCAAGCTGAGAGTCTGAGTAGATCGCCACTCGGCTCTCTCCCACATGTCGAGCGGCCtacaagccagctatgagggcttcatactctactTCATTATTGGTTGCCCGGTATTCCATCCGGACGGACAGATACATCCgttcttcttgaggagaaagcAATAGAATACCTATGTCACTCCCGAGCCGGGTGGATGACtcgtccacatatattctccataaAGCTTCGGGTTCAGGATTCTGCACTTCGAtgatgaaatctgccaaggactgcgccttaatcGCCGTGCGAGGCTGATACTGGATATTGAATTCATTGAGTTCGGTAGTCCACTTAATCAGCCGCCCGGATGCCTccgggttgaggaggactctccccAGTGGGTTGTTCATCATGACGATTATTGTGTGCGCGAGGAAATAACGTCGGAGCCTCCGAGTGGCGAGGACTAGCGCGAAGGCAAGTTTTTctagaccagtgtagcgggactcggcatcctttagaatgtgactcAGAAAGTACACTGTCTGCTCTTCATCGTCCTGCTGCACAAACGCCGAGCCAACagcatgctcggtcgaggataagtAGATGCAGAGTAGCTTGCCGGCAGTTGGCTTATCTAATATAGGTAAAGAGTTTAGATAAACCTTTAATTCTTTAAACGTCTTATCACATTCTctgtcccactggaatttggtaGCTCGGTGCAGAATCTTGAAAAAAGGCAGGCTCCGATCGACCGTCCTGGAGATGAACCgcgacagagcagttatccgaccggcgAGGCGTTGCACTTCCTTCAGGTTTCTGGGAGGTGGCATGTCCTGCAATGCCTTTACTTTGCTAggattcgcctctatgccccgctcggtgatgaTGTAGCCCAGGAAGCGTCCACTTTTTGCTccaaacagacacttctgagggttcaacTTGACTCCATACATCCTCAGCGTCCGGAAGGtctcctctatatctgcacaaagatCGACCGCTCGGAGTGATTTAATgagtatgtcatcaacatatacctccaggTTGCGCTcgatctgcttccggaacactttgttcatcaaccgTTGGTATGTAGCCCTGGCGTTTTTTAATCCGAACGgtatcacgttgtagcagtaggtgtcgtccgccaTAATGAAACTCACTTTCTCCTTATCATCCCGGGTGAGCGGTACTTGGTGGTATCCCTGATAGGCATCTAGCATGCATATTAGCTCACATCCAGCggtcgagtccaccatttgggcaattcggggcagagggtagaagtcTTTTGGGCATACCTTATTCaaatcccgaaagtcgatgcagaccctccacttatgacccggcttggagaccagcaccacattctcgagccagctcgggaactgcacctcccgtATATGGGCGgtctccagaagcttctcgacttccgctcggatgatgacgttctgctcggcactaaagtccctcttcctttgcttcaccaaCCGAGCACCCGTTCGGGCATGGAGCTCATGTTGCGCGATACTTGGTGAGATGCCTGgtagctcgtgtgtcgaccatgcGAAGACGTCATGGTTCTGCTATAGGCACGTGATCAGCTCTTCCTTCTGTCCCTCTTCCAGGTCGGATGCAATGAAGGTGGTGGCTTCCGGCCGGCAAGGctgaatctgcacctcctctttttccttaTAAACTAAGGTCCGAGGCTTCACGGTTATGGTGTTTACCTCAAGGCGCGATGTTTTCCGAGCGGACCTGGATTCAGcgcggaccatctccacataacatcGTCGGGTGGCCAGTTGATCTCCCCGAACTTCTCCTACTTGATCCTCTACGGGGAACTTGACCTTCTGACAAAAAGTGGAGACGACTGCCCTGAACTcattgagagccggtcgccccaataTCACATTGTATGCGGAGGGAGCATCGACCatgatgaagttggtggtccgcgTCCTCCGAAGTGGCTCTTCTCCTAGCGAGATAGCCAACCTTGTTTGCCCGACCGGCATAACCTCGTTACCAGTGAACCCATACAAGGGGTTGCCATCGGCAGCAGCTCGAATCGGTCAATTTGAAGCTGGTCAAATGcctttttgaagatgatgttgactgaACTGCCTGTATCTATGAATATGCGGtggatagtataatttgctattaccgcatAGATGATAAGGGCGTCGTCGTGCAGCACTTCAACACCTTCTATGTCtatgggcccgaagctgatctcgggcccctGTGCCCgctcttgactgcagccgaccacGTGAAATCCTGAGCTGCCTGGCGTGcgactttcttgctcggttggaatctccgtcGGTGGGTCCCCCTGCTATGATACTGATCTCCCCCCGAGCGGCGTTGCTTTTATTTTCTACCTCCCGTGCGGATGGTCTAGCTCGCTCGTGAGAGGTCCGGGGCTGATCACCGTGATGTGGCTGCTCGGATGATCGCCTAACTTCTGGGCGCCCGGCGTCCTGGTGTCGATGCCGCTGGTTGGGCGAGGGCGATCGATGGCGATAGTTTCTTGGCGTTGGCGAGACAACTAGGGCGAACCttcgacagtcgcgggtgttgtgactAGCCGACTGGTGTagggaacaaaacatgggagtccatacctttccccttGCCTTCGGCCGTTCGAATGTCACATGCTGAACGGCACGTGGTCTAGCTTCTTGATATGGTCTCATCCCCTTGGCTCGAGCCCTCTGGGTGGTTGACTGACCGGCTGGCTGCCTCCGCTCGGTTGACACCGGTGGTTCAGTAGGCGTCTCCTTCCTTCTGGCCGCCTGGGCCTCCTCCACGTTAATGTACTCACTTGCCTTTTTTAACATATGGTCGTAATCGCGAAGCGGCTTCTGGATGTGCggacggaagaaatccccatcggtTAGTCCTTGGGTGAAGGCGTGTATCATGGTCACGGATGAAACTAtcgggatatccatggccgcCTGGTTGAATCGTGgaatgtaggctcggagagtctctctgggcccctgcttcatggagaataggctgacgctcgtcttctgatagTGCCTGctacttgcgaagtggtggaggaacgcCGTTTGGAAGTCATTAAAACTCCGAATTGATCCGTctggcaacctccggaaccattaTTGTGCCGAGCCGGAtagggtagtgaggaagactcggcatttaactccgtcagtgtattgatggagagtagtagcgttatcgaacttaccgagatggtcgtctAGGTCAGTCGCACCATTGTACTCTTCAATTTCCTGGGGGCATAGTGCCTCGGGAGCGGATCATGCAGAATCGCCtctgagaattggcgattgatccgctcaggAGAAGCATCGGTCTGAGGCGCCTTGCCCTTCTTGACATCCCGAGCGAGAGCCTCATCGGATGATCCTTGGTTAGCCAGGGTGAGCTCAGAGGGAGTTTGGAATAgtgcccgatggaatggaataggGGCGGGCAGAACGTCTCCTGGTGTGTCGGTCTGTCCTTTATTCTGCGCCCAAGTGGAGTACTGCTCCGGTCGATCTTCCTTCGCCGCTCGACCACCTGATGCTGAGGCGGCCTGCTGTGCCAGCCGCTCGGCTCGAGCCTTCTGCTGTTGCTCCACTATCTTcgctgctcgcgcttggatgagcgcATTGAGTTCTTCGGGGGAGAGCGTCACGGtgtgttggcgtccagcttcctccatcttcttgGCCCGGATTCAGgtatgttcccacagacggcgccaatttgatcctgtccgagagtttaGTCAatggacactggggacgtggcgctctctgttATCTTCGGATGACGCGACTGCTGTCTTCGGATGACGTGGACCtccagcgaacctgcaacaaagccgagccgggaaggggttcccggcgacgaccctccgacgctcaaatcaggcaaCGACGACAAGGAGTAGCAGAGTAACAAGATGAGGATTGTAGCTACGGTAAAGatgaatgcatacctccgtcgaaatctgagggtccttatataggatccctaGGAGCCGCGCGCACGCTTCTCGAGGCATGCacactcctcaaagcatacctcagaatggacgtgtcagaaaagtgtgtctgacgccataccgcaatcgtccgagcatatctctaacatgacagtggaaacttccaccgtacgattctctgtccggtccggccgccgaccatgctgtctgcCGGCGacacatgtctcgagaaggatatcaccagTTGCCCCCTTTGTTCTCTTCTGAGTCTTTTGTTGgttactaggccgagcgggaGGACCGCTCAGCCATCCTGGCGTCCAGGAGTGTAAGCGTACCGGACCGAGTGAGAAGGCCACTCGGTCACATACTCGGACGGGCTTGCAACCTTAGTCGATCTGCTGCTCAGCCGAGCAGACAGGCTGCCCGACGGATCAGCTTTTTTATACGAGCACTCGTGAGTGTCGGAAACCCGACCTGAGGTCGAGTTGTCGTCGCGTCGGCCTGGGCGCTATTCCAGCCGATCGGCCAGGCGAGTCTCTCCGCTCGGCCAGactcttaggttgaccatcttgactttgacctccatgtgtCGTTGACCCCTACTCGTGTGAGCCCCtctttcttaccaccggatcatatatatatatatatatatatatatatatatatatatataatggatgATAAAATGACCTCGGACCTTTTCATTTTCCAAACATATAAAGATTTAGTCTTAATTTCGATaaattaacggatgaattttttttaatggataGTTGACTTAAGAATGCCAGATTGATGGAATATTTTTCGATTTAATTTAGTGGTCAATAGCAAATTTATATAAGATTGGATTATTCATTTTATATGAGATATTTAGTATCAACATGTGAATGATAAAATAATTCCAGCATAAAAGCAGCAAAAAGAAAGATGGCGGTTTTTCTGAAACCTGACTAAATTGCATAAAGGAAGGTGGTGGATTGATGGTGCCCTTCCATTGTGAATGAATTAATATATACCTATATGACCAAATCTAATTTCTAAATCAACATTTTGTTTTCGGTTCCATTGATTTGGACCACTTAGATTTTACTTtgcaaaaacaaacaaaaaaaaagagaaaattttcAGTTTTGCCCTTTCCAGGTTAGAGATAGGATAAGGAAGAAGATGTATCAGCTGCTGGATGAATGCATATGCTTTGTGGGGCTCCGAGTCCCTGTCAGAGACGTACAGTAGCTTCAAAGGAATGCTGGCCAAACTCGAGACGACAAATTCTCATGTGTTCGGCCATACCTAAGCAACATTTTTATTCCCCTCACTATAGTTCACATAAAACTGAAGCATCCGAGGAGCCAGCTGCAAACATAACTAAGCTTGTGGTAGACTGGTTTAACAAGGATGACACAGAGATGGGGTGGAAAAAGATGCTGTTCGAGATCTACCAAGATTTGAGAATAACTGGAACTGAAATGCGCAAAATTTGCCCTTTAATTAACATGGTCTACTCAACGACCACCCAACTCTAAAGTCAAAATGCTTGCCCTTCACATTACTTCATACGACCCACATGACCCTTCCATTCTTTTTCACGGCAGGGTCATTAACTCGCGTGTACTGTCACGAGAAAAACGGCAATTTATCAAATCAAGCATTTAGACATCTTAATTGACCAAAAGGCGTatgttattttgatatttatcaaaAGACATTTTTTCAAATGCACTTTTCTTTTTATCCTTATGacaaatcaaattttttttttattgtttttcttttctccctcttctctttcctatctcatctttcatcaacgacatttaatatttagttaattttttgataacattttaatatatttagagaaactaaaataaactatgaatagcaaatttgaactccttgtaatctcagaaatccacaggaattgaaataagtgcaatcaaagctctctaggtccatcaatagatttcggtcaaaacccactgatggacctagatagctccgattgcactcattttagtTTCTATAGattcctggtgttgcaaggagttcaaatatgctatccattgtttattttgacttttagaatgtgttaaaatataagaagaaataatcaacaaaaaaatttcatatcaggcctaacgtggagcctttttgctaattctttcttcttatattttaataccttttaaaagtcaaaataaataatggatagcatatttgaattccttgcaacatcaggaatccacagaaactgaaatgggtgtaatcgaagctctctaggtccatcagtgggttttgaccgaaacccactgatggacctagagacctcagattatacccatttcagttcctgtggattcctgatgtcgtaaggagttcaaatatgttatccattacttattttgaattttagaaggtgttaaaatataagaaaaaaaaaacagcaaaaaggttccacgttaggcctgatatgaatcatatcagacccatattgggcctgatatgattccatagcATGCCTAATGTGggtctcactctattaggaaTACTCAACTGTTTTAGGAACTCTTCATTTCATAATGGATGTGTCTATGATTGCTCTAACACTGTGTGAACAGCAAAAATTAGAGAACAAGAAGCAAAATATGctgagaaaatgaaaaataaaattactatGGTTCACAAAGCAGCCAAAGAGAAGAGAGCAATGACTGAGGCTATGTGCCGTGAAGAGCTATTGAAGTCAGAAGAAAGTGCAGCCAAATATCACGCCACAGGGCAGATGCCAAAGCAAGGTTGTAGTTGCCTCAATTCATGAGAAATGGAGATAGTAACAAGATGTTATCTCATGCATGCTTTCTAGCTTATGGTATGTTACTTAGGACTTCAGCTTGTATCATTGTAAGAAaataagagatatttaatttacaAGTCCAATTCTTCTTGTCTTTGTAATTCTTCATAAATACTATATTTTGTCTCACTCTATTAGGAATATTCAACTATTTTAGGAACTCTTCATTTCATAATGGATGTGTCTATGATTGCTCTAACACTGTGTGGACAACAAAAATTAGAGAACAAGAAGCAAAATATGctgagaaaatgaaaaataaaattactatAGTTCAAAAAGCAGCCAAAGAGAAGAGAGCAAGGACTGAGGCTATGTGCCGTGAAGAGCTATTGAAGTCAGAAGAAAGTGCGGCCAAATATCACACCATAGGGCAGATGCCAAAGCAAGGTTGTAGCTGCCTCAATTCATGAGAAATGGAGATAGTAACAAGATGTTATCTCATGCATGCTTTCTAGCTTATGGTGTGTTACTTAGGACTTCATCTTGTATCATTGTAAGAAaataagagatatttaatttacaAGTCCAATTCTTCTTGTCTTTGTAATTCTTCATAAATGCTATATTTTGTCTCTGTAATTCATTATGAGTTTTATGTTTGGGTCAGTAGTACATTCTTTCACTTGTATAATTACTGCAAGCTAAACATAAGAATGCACTACAAAAAAAATCATATCAGGTATAACATAGCCCTGGTATGAtttatatcaggcctaacgtgaagGTTTTTTTGctaattctttcttcttatattttaatattttataaaagtcaaaataaataattaatagcatatttgaactccttacaatatcaagaatccatagaaactaaaatgagtgtaatcggagctctctaactccatcagtgggtttcggtcaaaatccactgatacctagagagctccgattgcatccatttcagtttATGTAGATTCttggtgttgcaaggagttcaaatatgctatacattgtttattttgacttttagaaggtgttaaaatataagaataaaaaatcagcaaaaaaaaTTCATGTCAGGACTAACGTAgagcctttttgctgattctttcttcttataatttaacaccttctaaaagtaaaaataaataatggatagcatatttgaactccttgcaatatcagaaatccatagaaattgaaatgggtgtaatcggagctctctaggtccatcagtgggttttgaccgaaacccactgatggacctagagacctcagattacactcatttcagttcccgTGGATTCATGATGttacaaggagtttaaatatgctatccattgtttattttgaattttataaggtgttaaaatataagaagaaataaTCAGCAAAAAGgttccacgttaggcctgatataaatcatatcataaaccGCCACAGACTCAACAAGGAGTTACCCGAAGATTTAACAAGTCATTTTGAGTAAGCATGGCTATGTATTTAAAAAGATTGATAATGAAAAGACTTGCAATAAAAAGACTTGCAATGAAAGGACTTTTAACTGAAAGAGCTGTAATTAAGTGGTTGCAATATCAGGAGAAAGTTTGGTACTTATCTGTTTTCTCTCTAGTTTGAAATGCTTCTGAGAACTAAGCATAAGTGTTACTTTGTTCAAGAATTCCTTCCTTATTCCTCGGAATTAGATCTTGTTTTAATGAACTCCTTTGCTGATAATATCTTCCTCGACTATATAATTTTAAGCAGTAAAATTTCCCATAATCTCCCTGAATTTCAATCAGGTAGGTATGTGTAGAGTATCATTCATACTTCAGATGAGCAGGTAATTCTGAACGATTTTATATGAGGAATTTCATGGAATTTCTAAGCTTTTAGCTGAGTATATAATATTCCGGGTGATTTTAGATAAAGAACTTCATGTAATCGGGCCTCCAGATAGGGCATGTAATTTTGACagattacatatatatatatatatatatatatatatatatatatatatatatatatatatataatccccTTCGAACTTTGGTTATTGATTTAGCGTGTaataacaaatgatttttgtgaaGAAATCTGCATAACTTTGAATTCACCTTGATAATATAATCCCGGTCgattatgcttttatgatagtttaaagtttccggttcctctcctgaagacccgtccgagttacttaatgagatttcccaatcgactatacTTTGttatagtttagagtctccggttcctctcatgaagacctgtccgagctacttcatgagatttcctgatcaacTATGTttttgtaatagtttaaagtctctggttcctcccatgaagacctgtccgagttactttatgagatttcccaatcgactatgcatttgtgatagtttaaagtctccggttcctcccataaagacccgtccgagttacttcctGAGATTTCCTGATCAACTATGTttttgtaatagtttaaagtctccgattcctcccatgaagacccgtccgagttacttcatgagatttcccgatcgactatgcatttgtgatagtttaaagtctccggttcctcccatgaagacccgtccgagttacttcataagatttcccgatcgactatgtttttgtaatagtttaaagtcccCGGTTCCTCCTGtgaagacccgcccgagttactttatgagatttccctATCGAATATgcatttgtgatagtttaaagtctctggttcctcccatgaagacccgtccgagttacttcatgagatttcccgatcaactatgtttttgtaatagtttaaagtctcatgttcttcccatgaagacccgtccgagttacttcatgagatttcccgatcgactatgcatttgtgatagtttaaagtctctggttcctcccatgaagacccgttcgagttacttcctgagatttcccgatcgactatgtttttgtaatagtttaaagtctctggttcctcccaagaagacccgtccgagttacttcatgagatttcctgatcaacTATgcatttgtgatagtttaaagtcttctgttcctcccatgaagacccgtccgagttacttcatgagatttcccgatcgactatgtttttgtaatagtttaaagtctctggttcctcccatgaagacacatccgagttacttcatgagatttcctgatcgactatgcatttgtgatagtttaaagtctccggttcctcccatgaagacccgtctgagttacttcctgagatttcccgatcgactatatttttgtaatagtttaaagtctccagttcctcccatgaatacccgtccgagttacttcatgagattttccgatcgactatgctttgtgatagtttaaagtccccggttcctcccatgaagacccgtccgagttacttcatgagatttcccgatcgactctgctttgtgatagtttaaagtctctagttcctctcatgaagacccgtctaagttacttcatgagatttccccaTCAACTATGTttttgtaatagtttaaagtctctggttcctcccctGAAGACCCATccaagttatttcatgagatttcccgatcgactatgtttttgtaatagtttaaagtctccggttcctcccatgaagacccgcccaagctacttcatgagatttcccgatcgactatgtttttgtaatagtttaaagtctccagttcctcccatgaagacccgtccgatctacttcatgagatttcccgattgactatgcatttgtaatagtttaaagtctctggttcctcccatgaagacccgtccgagctacttcatgagatttcccgatcgactatgtttttgtaatagtttaaagtctttggttcctcccatgaagacccgtccgagttacttcatgagatttcccaatcaactatgcttttgtaatagtttaaagtctctggttcctcccatgaagacccgtccgagttacttcatgagatttcctgatcgactatgctttgtgatagtttaaagtctctggttcctctcatgaagacccgttcgagttacttcatgagatttcccgatcgactatgtttttgta contains:
- the LOC122011050 gene encoding uncharacterized protein LOC122011050; amino-acid sequence: MADDTYCYNVIPFGLKNARATYQRLMNKVFRKQIERNLEVYVDDILIKSLRAVDLCADIEETFRTLRMYGVKLNPQKCLFGAKSGRFLGYIITERGIEANPSKVKALQDMPPPRNLKEVQRLAGRITALSRFISRTVDRSLPFFKILHRATKFQWDRECDKTFKELKVYLNSLPILDKPTAGKLLCIYLSSTEHAVGSAFVQQDDEEQTVYFLSHILKDAESRYTGLEKLAFALVLATRRLRRYFLAHTIIVMMNNPLGRVLLNPEASGRLIKWTTELNEFNIQYQPRTAIKAQSLADFIIEVQNPEPEALWRIYVDESSTRLGSDIGILLLSPQEERMYLSVRMEYRAARHVGESRVAIYSDSQLAAQQLSGAFEINNVRLKLYAETFEKLKANLCKVVIQKIPRAENQAADELAKLASAISPIVIQQPIEQVSLVAHIDRMEGLAFPGDWRTTIMEFLRSGATPSDQEEARLLRKRAGRFTLIGDQLYKKTFSRPLLKCVSSEDVEYILKEMHHESCGGHPGGHSLARKILLARRVIPRAFQVGDQVWKKVKSVGNVRKLEAPWVGPFKVIKKLRSGAYYLEYEDGWQRERPWSANHLQLYRAG
- the LOC122011051 gene encoding uncharacterized protein At3g61260-like, whose amino-acid sequence is MGWKKMLFEIYQDLRITGTEMPKIREQEAKYAEKMKNKITMVHKAAKEKRAMTEAMCREELLKSEESAAKYHATGQMPKQGIFNYFRNSSFHNGCVYDCSNTVWTTKIREQEAKYAEKMKNKITIVQKAAKEKRARTEAMCREELLKSEESAAKYHTIGQMPKQGCSCLNS